A single region of the Arthrobacter sp. PAMC25564 genome encodes:
- a CDS encoding C4-type zinc ribbon domain-containing protein, with protein MAKAAPAEQLKLLELQGLDAKLKSLSNRRLALESDSRITDLEAALSVAHSELGGAKMAVHDAELELKRAEADVEQVASRIERDEAKLNSGTGLSKDLVALQRDLVSLNKRRSDLEDVELEVLERLDSLRLRQAAQQQIVDDIQGSFGVIRAELDEALAEIAAEATVVRGRRAEFAAGLDAGLLAVYEKTLAKRGVGAARLFHGTSEGSGMQLSPGDLAEIKAAAEDDIVFCPDSGCILVRSSEWV; from the coding sequence GTGGCCAAGGCAGCACCGGCGGAACAGTTGAAGTTGCTCGAATTGCAGGGACTCGATGCGAAGCTCAAGTCCCTGTCCAACCGCCGCCTGGCCCTTGAAAGCGACTCCCGGATCACCGATCTTGAAGCCGCCCTCAGTGTTGCGCACAGCGAGCTCGGTGGCGCGAAGATGGCCGTCCACGACGCCGAACTGGAACTGAAGCGCGCCGAGGCGGACGTGGAGCAGGTGGCGTCCCGGATCGAACGCGACGAGGCGAAGCTCAACAGCGGCACCGGCCTGTCCAAGGACCTCGTGGCCCTGCAGCGTGACCTTGTCTCGCTCAACAAGCGCCGCTCGGACCTCGAAGACGTCGAGTTGGAGGTCCTGGAACGGCTGGACTCGCTGCGGCTGAGGCAGGCGGCCCAGCAGCAGATCGTCGATGACATCCAGGGCTCGTTCGGCGTCATCCGCGCCGAACTGGATGAGGCGCTGGCCGAGATCGCCGCGGAGGCCACCGTGGTCCGCGGACGCCGCGCAGAATTCGCCGCAGGGCTGGACGCGGGCCTGCTGGCAGTCTACGAGAAGACCCTGGCGAAGCGCGGCGTCGGCGCAGCCCGGCTGTTCCACGGCACCTCCGAAGGCTCCGGCATGCAGCTCAGCCCCGGGGATCTGGCGGAGATCAAGGCCGCGGCCGAGGACGACATCGTGTTCTGCCCGGATTCGGGCTGCATCTTGGTCCGCTCGTCCGAGTGGGTCTAG